AGTTCCACCGCTGGCGATTCTTGATGGCTGTGGACCGGTATGGGTAAAGAATGTATCCCTCGTAAAGTACAGCTGCGGCGATTTTTTCGACGGAAGTGAAGTTCATGCTTCGACCTCCTCTGGAGTTTTTGCTGGGGCGCTTTCGCTGGCCAGGGCCCTGGCGATGGCTTGTTCCCAGGTTGGGAGACCGTGGCGGACTTTGTAGTTGTAGAGCTGCTCGAAGGCGTCGCGACGAAGGCAGAGCCAAGCGGAGTTAGGATGGTGCATCTCCATCATGTCTTTCCAGACGGAGACGGGGAGACGATAGATACACTCACGATCCCATGGGACTTGCGAGATCTGCAGAGCGCCATTGGAACCTTCATAGAAAAGCGTACCGCTGAACATGACTGCAATCGGGATGTCGCCCGAATCGAGGGCGTGGAAGTACTTTGTGGCGGCGACGTTGAAGTCGAAGGTACAGGGAAGTTCAAGGTCGACAAGCAGCACGCCGGTGAAGCGCGGGACGGCAATGCTGGTGTTCATCCAAAGCAGCGGTTTGACGGTCCGTGCCCAGCGCTCGGGTGTGCCGAACAAGTCGAGCAGCTTCTCTTGTTCGTTGGGGACGTAGCGGCGCTTGGCGGGTTCGATCTGAACCTGGCAGCGAAGAGTGATGGCGTGAATGGCCTCAGTGGCGGGAAAGTTGGTAATGCGCAGCTTGAGTGCAATCAATGGTGTGGCCGCATGAGGCACCGCTTCAGCGCCTTCGATCTGGAAGTGGAGCTCAGGCATGGATGGGCTCCGGCTGCTGATTCGCAACAGACTCTCTCACCTCAGTGCTACGGGCTTGTAGACTCGCGAAGAACTCGTGGATGTGCTTCCAGACTTCGGCCCCACCGGAGAGGCCGCGCCAGTGCATGCGAATGAGGCCAACGAGATGGAAGCATTCGTCGATGGGAACAATGTAGTACTCGTGGATGGCGCCGACGCGGTTGACGAGAAAAGTCTCTACGTCGGGCTCCATCTTCTGGAGGGAGGGATGTTGAGTGGCAATTTCGCTCCAGGATTCGAGGCTTAAGAGCGATTCGATGGCGCCAGCGGGGCTGGGATACATTGCGATCATCCTGCCACCCGCGGTGTCGTAGTAGAAGAAAGCCAGGTTAATGGGGATCATGAGAGATTCCCATTGCAGATTCGGCATCTGGAAGTCGGCGAGAGCGCGAATGCGGCGCGGAATGCGCAGGTAATGGGCTCCGGGCTGGCCGCAGAAGAGCACGGCGCAACCATCGCAGGAGCAGGCAATCTCGCGCTTGCGGGGAGCGAGCAGATGCTGATGGACCGGTGTCAGTTCGGCGCTGCAGAGCTCGCAGCGCTCGGCGCCGTCGGAGATCGGGCGACGACGGGCAACCTGCCTCAGGAATGACGGGACCGGAGTTCGTTCCTGCTCTTCTTCAGAGAGTTCGTTCATGCTGGGCTCCCGGGTCAGGCAGGCGGCAACTGAGGCATCTTGGGACTGATTGGGCCGCGCTGCTCAAGGTTAATGCCGGTGGCGTCCTTCGCAGTGCGGGTGGGGCTTGGGGTGAGTTGGTCAACGCGGCTCTCGCTTTTGCGGATTCCGATGGTACTGGCTGGAGTAGCGGGGCGTGCATCCTGTTTGGCCATGACGGTTCTCCCTACTTGATGGTTACGAGTTGAGGTCCGCTCTGCTCAGACGCGGCGGCATTCTCGGAGACGATTTCGACGATGTCGGGCGCGACCTCGAAGAGCGCGTCTTCAACAGCATTCTTAAGTGTGATGGAGGAACCAGGACAGCTGCCGCAGGTTCCGTGGAGGCGTAGGTGAACGATGCCGTCGCGGACGCCAGCGAGATCCACGTCGCCTCCGTGGGATTTGAGATAAGGACGAGCTTTTTCGATGCCGCGAAGCACACGGGTTTCAATGTCGTCCGGGTGGAGGTTGTGCAGTAGGAGCATGCTCGAGACCAAGTCGTTCTCCAACGCTTCGCTTAGAGCCTGTTCACCCGCCGGCGTCTTCAGGAGCGAGTCGACAAGACGTTGAAGCGCCGCGCCGTGCAGTTCAACGACAGACTGCACGAGGTCGAGCGCGGTGGCCCGTATCTCCGGGTCCCCTGCACTTTGAAGGCGGGCGGCGAGCTTTTCAACTCGCTCCGTCTGCAAGCGGAACTCACCACGCTGTGGAGGCGCGATGCTATCGACAACTTCCGGCTGAGTCTCCGACTGAGGCGCAGCAGCCATTATTCGTGCCCCGCTACGCCGAACATAGGAGAGTGGCGAGTTTCGAGGATCTTGCCATCACCGAGATACATGTGAACGCCGCAGGGCAGGCAGGGATCGAAGCTGCGGACGGTGCGCATGATGTCGATACCTTTGAACTTGTCGGGGCCGTTCTCCTCGAAGAGCGGCGTATTCTGGACCGCGTCTTCGTAGGGTCCGGGAGTTCCATACATGTCGCGTGGATTAGCGTTCCAAGGAGTGGGGGGATAGGGATGGTAGTTGGCGATCTTACCCTCGCGGATCACGACATGGTGCGAGAGAACGCCGCGAACGGCCTCGTGGAAGCCACAGCCGATAGCTTCTTCCGGAACCTTGAATTCGGTCCAGGTGGAGGTGCGACCGGCATTCAATTCGGCGAGCGCTTTCTCGACGAAGTACAGAGCGGTAGCAGCGGCGTAGGCCTGGAAGTAGGTACGGGCACGGTCACGCTCGAGCGTGTTCGACCACTTCGGGATGTGCCACTCGAATTCGGTCTCTGGCAGCATTGCGGTTTTGGGAAGATTGATCTTGACGCTGTGCCCGGTGGCCTGGACATAGCCAATGTCTACCAGGCCGGAGAGCGCAGTTGACCAGAGACGTGCGATGGGGCCGCCCCCGGTATCGAGGGCGAGGTGGTCTCCAGTGCGCTGATCGAGCCAGCGCGGCGACATAACCCAGGTGTAGTTGCCTTTGAAGTCGCGCTTTTGCGGCCGTGGAATGGTGGTCTGGTTCCAGGGATGGCGCTTATCGACAGGGTTGCCGAGCGGGTCGCGGGGTACGAAGGTCTCAGAGCCCTGCCAGTCGTCATAGTAGGAACTCCCGAGCAGGATTCGGATGTTGAGATTGATGTCGACGAGCGAGTTAGTGACCAGTTTGCCGTCGACGACCACGCCAGGCGTAACGAACATCTTGCGTCCCCATTCCGCCATGTTCTTGTACTGGTAGTCGCAGGAGTCGGGGTCGTTGTAAGAGCCCCAACAGGCAAGCAAGACGCGGCGGCGGCCGACCTCTTCATAGCCCGGCAGCGCATCGTAGAAAAAGTCGAAGAGATCGTCGTGCAACGGCACGACCTTCTTCATAAATTCAACGTACTTCATCAGCCGGACGAGGTAGTCGGTGAAAAGCTGAATGGTGGCTACGGTGCCGACGCCACCGGGATAGAGCGTCGAGGGGTGGACGTGGCGTCCTTCCATGAGGCAGAACATCTCACGGGTCATGCGGCTCATGGCAAGAGTCTCGCGGTAGAAGGTGCCGGTGAAGGGATT
The nucleotide sequence above comes from Tunturibacter empetritectus. Encoded proteins:
- a CDS encoding DUF6084 family protein is translated as MPELHFQIEGAEAVPHAATPLIALKLRITNFPATEAIHAITLRCQVQIEPAKRRYVPNEQEKLLDLFGTPERWARTVKPLLWMNTSIAVPRFTGVLLVDLELPCTFDFNVAATKYFHALDSGDIPIAVMFSGTLFYEGSNGALQISQVPWDRECIYRLPVSVWKDMMEMHHPNSAWLCLRRDAFEQLYNYKVRHGLPTWEQAIARALASESAPAKTPEEVEA
- a CDS encoding DUF5947 family protein, coding for MNELSEEEQERTPVPSFLRQVARRRPISDGAERCELCSAELTPVHQHLLAPRKREIACSCDGCAVLFCGQPGAHYLRIPRRIRALADFQMPNLQWESLMIPINLAFFYYDTAGGRMIAMYPSPAGAIESLLSLESWSEIATQHPSLQKMEPDVETFLVNRVGAIHEYYIVPIDECFHLVGLIRMHWRGLSGGAEVWKHIHEFFASLQARSTEVRESVANQQPEPIHA
- a CDS encoding NifU family protein; translated protein: MAAAPQSETQPEVVDSIAPPQRGEFRLQTERVEKLAARLQSAGDPEIRATALDLVQSVVELHGAALQRLVDSLLKTPAGEQALSEALENDLVSSMLLLHNLHPDDIETRVLRGIEKARPYLKSHGGDVDLAGVRDGIVHLRLHGTCGSCPGSSITLKNAVEDALFEVAPDIVEIVSENAAASEQSGPQLVTIK
- a CDS encoding nickel-dependent hydrogenase large subunit, which produces MATFPDTIPELDIKKRNLVEMNWDPITRIVGSLGIFTKIDFANKTVAECHSTSSIFRGYSIFMKGKDPRDAHFITSRICGICGDNHATCACYAQNMAFGIRPPALAEWIINLGEAAEYMFDHNIFQDNLVGVDFCEQMVKETNPNVWEKAQHTPAPNANKHGYRMISDIMTALNPFTGTFYRETLAMSRMTREMFCLMEGRHVHPSTLYPGGVGTVATIQLFTDYLVRLMKYVEFMKKVVPLHDDLFDFFYDALPGYEEVGRRRVLLACWGSYNDPDSCDYQYKNMAEWGRKMFVTPGVVVDGKLVTNSLVDINLNIRILLGSSYYDDWQGSETFVPRDPLGNPVDKRHPWNQTTIPRPQKRDFKGNYTWVMSPRWLDQRTGDHLALDTGGGPIARLWSTALSGLVDIGYVQATGHSVKINLPKTAMLPETEFEWHIPKWSNTLERDRARTYFQAYAAATALYFVEKALAELNAGRTSTWTEFKVPEEAIGCGFHEAVRGVLSHHVVIREGKIANYHPYPPTPWNANPRDMYGTPGPYEDAVQNTPLFEENGPDKFKGIDIMRTVRSFDPCLPCGVHMYLGDGKILETRHSPMFGVAGHE